TTTCAAAACACAAAACACCTCCTTTCTCTTAGAAAAGAAAGGGGGTTTTTGTTTTTAACAGGTTTTATTACAATTTTTCTTATAAGTGAGTAATTTTTATTTCATCCAAAATTTGCTCAAATTCTTGACGGATTTCTGTTAGCTCTGCAACTAATTTGTTTGAAGTGCCAATAGCAGCTTCTTCTTGTTTACGAGCTTCTGCTATTTCCTTTTGAAATTTTCCAAAAAGTTGTGTTTTAACTTCTTGAAGTTGTGCTTCAATCTGACTTTCTATGTCTTTTCCGATCGCAATAAACTGGCTGGTAATTTCCCGTCGAGCATCAGCTAATTTCCTATCGATTTCTTCTTCCTGCGCTACTGTGTAAATATCCACTGCTAATAAACCTACTGCGAGAATAGGGCCGAGGATTTTAGCTACATTAGCTATTCCTTTAGCGATGTTAACCGCTTGCCAAGGTCTAAAGTTAACGCCGAGAAACTTTCCCACAACATAAACGCCGCGATGTAAGTTACCCCCTGCTACATTAGCAGCTTTTAGAAATGCTTGTCCATTAGTGTTTGCCCCTGTCTTTGTTGCCAAATTAACCAATTCAACTCCTGCTCTCTCACCGATATCTTTGAGCAGCTTAACTTGCTTTCTCAATCGATCTACATCTACGCCAGAGTCTACATTTTGAGCAGATACTTTTTGGTTTACTTCTAAACGTGCGACAAAAGCTTGGGCTAAATCACTTTGAAGTACGTCTTTAATATCTTCCTGAAGCGAATCAACGGCTGCTTTAACAGCTTCTTCGATTTCGATTCCTGCCTTTTCACAGTGTTTCTGGACATTACTTTCGGCTTGCTTGGCTAGAGCCTCGATATTTTCATTAACTCCTATTGCACTAGCAAGAATTGTTCCTTCATTGGCTACTGCTGCTGATAGTTTCAAGGAAATACCTCGAACTTTAGTTCGCAGGCGATCGCGTTCCTGACGTACTGTGCGCGAGAGACGGTTAAGTAATTCAAAAAAAGCTGAGTCTTGGTTATTGTCGCGGATTAAACTTAACTGAGCATCATCAACATAACTTAATCCAATTAGGGTTGGTGTATCAAATTTAGTAAGAGCACGACGACGCTTCACAAAATCGTTGAGTGCATCAATAAAAGTTGGAAATCGACTGATTTCACGGAGAAATTCATCATCTTCATCCACACCTTCACAGTAGTCTTTAGCATCAATAAAGCAGAGCGGAAATTCATCAAGGCTGTAAGGTTTAAGTGCTTCGGCTAGACTTTTAGTGTAGTTGACAATTTTTTGGTTTTCTTCTCCTGCTTCATCAGACATTTTGTTGATGACTAGCATCATTTTCCAGCGATAGCCTTTTTCATAAGCTAACTTTTTGAAATTTTCTGCTGTGAGTGAGTCAAACAGCATATAGGTAAGACAGAAAACTAATAAGTCAGATTTGTTAATTGCATCGTAGGTAATCTCATCATGATCCTTGCGCTCTGTAAAAAGTCCTGGTGTATCTATTAGTTTGATACCATTCCAGTCGTAACTGGTAGTTTTATCAGTAGCAATATCGGCATCAATATATATATCCCGTCGCCCGGTAAGGGCAGAGATGATGGTGGATTTACCAGAACTATACTGACCGATAAAGGCTACTCCAAGTACTCCTTGTTCCATATAGGTTTTTAATTCTACACGCAGCTTTTTATGGATAGCTGTTAGTTCGGGGTGATTGGATTTTCCTAATAAGTCATCGAATTTAACTAAGTTAGTATTGAATCGAGTTGCAATCGCCGCAGCATTAAATTTATGGTTATTCTGATTCATGTTTATTTCTCCTATTATCAATTCGGGTTTTGACAGCACGACCTAAGATATTGGTTGCTAATAAGATAGGTTTATTTTGTTTTTCAAGCTTGTTAACGGTTGGAATTTCCTGTTTAGGTTTACCGAAAGTAGTAATGAAGTCAACGGCTTCTATTATCGCCAGTAGTAACAGGATAATAAAACAAAATAATAGGAAAGCAACCGCGGGAAAGTTCATAACTATGAGAGTAATAATTCCTTCCCACCAGGTACAGCCCCATCGTCCACAGAATGCTGCTAAAATTAGTGCCATTAGCTTTTTCCTCCTTTTTAATAAAGAGCCTAAATCTTGCTTTCTTTATAGATAAATTATTCTTCCTCCTGTTCTATCTGATTGAGCGCTTCCTCTGGCGAGATCCCTCCATAAATTATTCTCATAAAACCAGGGAAATAATTGTCAATAGTTGACAGGTTTGTGTACACTAAATTTTCGATTACGGAATAACTCAATTCCTGGTCAGCTATAATGCTAGTTTTATAGCGAATTTCTCCATCCTCAAAATCCATTTCAAAATTACCTATAATTAAACCATTATTAGCTCTAGCTAAAAATTCTGCTACTGGCAAATACTTACTTTTAGGTATTTTTACTGGAGAAGCTGAATAAAATACGAAAGTGTTATTTTCATCATCTACAATGGCATAGCCAGTATAAGTACTATTTTCCATTTCTACCTTGAGCCTTAAAGATTTTTCTGAGTCAACCTCCTCGAAATTCCAATCATCTTTCTCAAAGAAATTGACGATAGACTCAAACAAATTTGTCATAACCAATTCTCCTCTTTTGTCAGGGGTTTTTACTAATGCTGTTTGTGGTTGTTCAAATGTGACAGATTGTTGAATAACTGTTTCAATTTGAGCGGCATCTACTTTTAAGTCGAGAGGAATTTTAGTGGTGATATTTATCCTGCCTATAGAATCTCTCCTGACTTTAGCAATAACAGCATCAATACAATCTGGCGTTAATGGTTCATATCTATGACAACACCAATCAATCAACCTTTTAGCATAAGCTCGATTAATAAGGTCTATTTTCTTCTCTAATTGACTTTCGGCTGACTTTAGGTGTTGGGCAATTGTGTCTAGACCTGCAATCAAATTATTGAAGTAACTATCGACATTAATTTTTACTTCATTGCAACTTGTGTCTAATTGTTTTAAAGCATTGGAAATAGTTTTTGGTTGAAATTCTTTTATTTGCCTTTGCAGTGAAGTGGAAATATTTTCTACTGCTTCTCTACGTTTTTGCTGTTTTGATTTGAAGAATCCCCCAATAAAATTGAGTACACCACCAACAACACCAATAATTAAACCAATAGCAGCTACAGGAGGTATAAAAACTATCACTGCTCCGGCTAATGCTAAAATTCCTCCCCCAATCCGAAAGAAATTTCGCTCATCATTTGAATCATGTTCGTTGAAATTGAAGGTCAGACCGCCCAGTTTAGCAATTAGTTGTAATTCCTTCCCAACTTCCTCAAGTGAGTCGTGAGTTTCCTTAGTAAATTGGGTTATTGCTTCTTTATATGCTGTATTAAGGCGTTCTTCAAAGCGAATATTTTTTAGCTCTCGCTCCCATGCTGATTCCATAGTGCTTTCTGAAGATTTCCAGTGTAATTCAGCGAAAGACGGAATGGCGTTTAAAGCATCTTTAAAAATAGATTCTATTTCATTCTTTAAACTGTTACTTGCATCATTTGCTGCTTGTTGGATTTTTTTGAGAATAGTCAGGCGCTTATTTTGTAGTCGTTCTGTTGATTTTTTATAAATTTCAGCTTGTTGCACGACCCATTGGTAAGGGTTTTCAACGTCACCTACTGTACAGCCAAGCAAAGTTTGAGAACGTCTAATAGCACCATACTCAACTAAAGATAGCCGGATTTCATCGAGAAATTTCTGCATCAGGCTGGCTTTAAAAAGTTCGTTTTTATGTTGTTGGTGTTCGGATTCATAGGATAGCTGTGCGGCTAACAGCATAACAGGAATAATTTGGAAATAGTCATTGCCATAATGCTGTTGAGCATAGCGACGGATGCGATCGATATGTCCTCCCAAACCAGTAGAACCATCTAGAGTGAATAGTTTATCGGGGTTCTTGAGAAATTTCTCTAGTTCGTAGGGGCCACGTCGGGAATCACGGAAATTTTTATGGACGTTGAGCAAAATAATTAATGATTTGGCTTTTTCTTTCAGCAGGCGTAAGAACCCAAACTCAGTTTCTTGAATACTGTCATTAGTTACTAAGTAACAGATAACATCAGCTTCATTAACAATACTTTGGGCGATTTCTTCATCTGTTTTGCCTCCTGGTGCGCCAATTCCAGGGGTATCAATAATCCGAATATTTTCCCACTCATATACTCGATTCAGGCGAGTTGTGCGCTGTTTACCTACACCGATAGCATTCCAGCCTTCACCTGTCATAATTGCGTGAAGCGTGCTTTTACCAGCTTTTGTTTTACCCATAAATGCGATCGTGAAATAACTGAGAGCGCGTTGTTTAGCATCAAGCGACTCGCATACATCTTTAATTTTTTTGACAATTTCTGCTTCTAAAGATTGCTTCGTCGCCTCAAGCTGTTTGGCGACTTCCTGGGCTGTTTGGGCGTTGGCATTTCCACTGGTTTTTTGCTGGATCGTTTCGAGACTGCGATCGATACCCGTTTTCAAGTTATCAAGGGTTGTCTTAGCTGCTTGAAGGGCTGACTCTGTAAATATGAAGTCTTGTTTGGCAATCTCAGTGCATTGATGAATAGCATTTCTATAATCAGAATCTTTCCATAAATTGTCCTCTAGTTTACTTTTGTTTGAGATATCCTGAGTAAAAGTGTAAGTTTTTGCAGATTCTACAAAGCTTTGTATTTTCTCGCTTGACCAGTTCCAAATCTGCCCGATGCGATCGACCATTTCGCGTTCTAAGGGTGAATAGAAACCGTCAATATGAGTCATTACTAGGATTTCTCCCATTGACCAACTGCGTTCCTGTTGTGGCACTTGTTGAGCTACAAAATCCACAGGAATGAGATGTTCGTCTTGAGCGAGTATTCTCTCTTTCTCCTCTTTTGTACTTTGTCCCACTCTCCTCTGTTGCTCTAGCGCGTGCAGATACTTCAACTCTTTGTTATGAATCTGCTGGTCAGCACAAGCTATATGCGTTACCAGTAAAAATGGGTAATCTAGTTGTTCGGAGGTTTCTGGATTAGGCATCTTTTCTGTTATGTGGAGTGAATGGGAAGTGATAGTAACTAATGCTCAGAAATTTACCTAAGTTTCATTTTCGGCTATATCATCTTTTCAATCGTTTTAATTTACTCAATTAATTCATAGGTAATTTGAATTTTGACAACTTTTTGCAAACTTGCCATCATCTCTGTGAGATCCAGTTAATTAGCTACTAAATTTTTGGCTAATCTATTATGGTTCTATAAATTAAAAAAAAGCTTACGTATTTATACGAGAAATAATTACTTGTTAATTACTCTTCAAATGGTTGAGTGAAGACAACTTTCGCGGAAATCATCACTGCTAACAATAACAAAAGACTCAAGAAGTATTGCGTTTAAAAAAGGAGATAGAGGCGATTTTAAATTAATGTGTTGGATAGTTAGCGATCGCAAATTAACCAACTATATACAAGGTTTTGCAAAAGAGCGATCGCATTCTCTCCACAAATGCGATCGCTCTTCAAAAATAGGATATCCTTCGATTTGGTTTTTATGAAGTTACTAATCTTTTACGTAATGATTCGGCGCGTCGTTTGGCGGTTTGATTGTTAGGCTCAATTTTCAAGACATCTTCATAAGCTTGTACAGCTTGGGCTGTTAATTTCTTTTTTTCGTAAGCATGGCCTAGATTATTAATTGCTGTGACATACTGAGGATTGAGCTTTAATGCTTCTTTGTACTGTCTAATTGCTAAGTCGTATTGCTCTTGAGCGAAGTAAGAAAAACCCAAGCCATTGTATATTAAGGCTTTGTTTTCTGATTCTTCATTTTCTGATTCTTTGAGTGCTTTTTGAAAGATGTTAATCGATTGGGCAAAGAGTTTTTTATCTAGATAAATGCTGGCTAGTTCGTAATATTCTTGGGGAGTACCTTTTTCGTTTTTTAGCTTATTTTGTAAGCGGGAAAGTGAGGATTCTACTTTGCGAGTTTTGAAGATTTGGCGCAAAATAGCGAAGGCGGCTCCAGAAAGCAATACTAGTAATATTGAGAGGTAAACAACTGGTAGGAAACTTTCCATATTTTTAGTTAAATCAGGTTTGAATCTTTATTTGTTTACTTTATCCCAAGGTAGTCCCCAAGAGGTAGCTAGTTGCGGCAACCAACCTTGGGTTTTTCCGCGATCGATCGCTTCATTCACAACTCGCCGTAAGTCATCGTACTGGATTCCTTTGGGCATGACTACAGCTAGGGGTTCGGCGGACAGTAGGGTTGGCAAGAGACGGTATTGGGGATATTCTTGTATCCAACCAGTGAGAACGCTAACGTCAGCGGCGAAGGCGACTGCGCCATTTGATTCTAATAACGATCGCCCTTCTTGATATGAATCTACGCCGACTAACTGAGCTTTGGGTAAGATAAACCTGAGTTTGGCGATCGTACTCGAACCTTTAAGGATGGCAATTTTTTGTTGGCTTAAGTCGCCTAAACTCCGCACATTAGGTTCTTTAGTAACTAGGGCAATCCCATCCATGTAGTAGGGTATGCTAAATCTGACTACGCGATCGCGTGCAGCTGTAGCCGTAACTCTGGCGATCGTTAAATCAGCTTGTCCTTCTAAGACTACTCTGAGGCGATCGCTATTTGTCACTGGCACAAATTTAATTGCTTCTGAATTCCCTAATATCTCTTGTGCTAATCTCTTTGCTAGATCGATTTCTAATCCTTGCAAATTTCCAGCCGCATCACGAAAACCTAGCGGACGTAAGTTATCTTTAACTGCAACAATTAAATAGCCTCTTTGCAGAATGTCTTTTAGTTCTGCGGCATTACCTACAAAGGCAAATTGCCATAAATACAAAGAAAAAATTAAGCAGCGGATGAGCAGCGATGTAACTGATTTTGACTCTGTTTTTTTTCCAGAATTTCTCTCAGTTACATCTGCTAAATTATCCGTTGCCAACTTCATCATTTAGCTTGTTTTGCTACTTCTACAACTTTGCCAAAACTTTCTGGATCTAAAACAGCTAATTGAGCTAACATTTTCCGGTTAAGTTCAATGTTGGCTTTTTTCATGCTGCCTATGAGTTGACTATAGCTGATTCCGTGTTGATGAGCAGCAGCGTTAATCCGGGTAATCCAAAGGCGGCGAAAATCGCGTTTGCGTTTTTTGCGATCGCGGTAGGAATTCCGCAACGCTTTCATTACCTGTTGATTAGCCGTGCGGAATAATTTCGAGTGAGAACCGCGAAAACCTTTGGCTAGTTTAAGAATCTTTTTGCGACGTTGGCGAGCAACATTACCGCGTTTTACTCTGGTCATGGTTAGTTTTTAAAGTGACTCGTTCTTGATTTCTTGGATGAGATTTGCTATTGGGTTGGCTGAATAGTTCATGGTCACGATCCATGAACCATGACCAACTTACAAGTATGGCAACATGAGACGCACGTTACCTTCGTCACGCTCGTCTACTAATGTCAGCTTGGATAAATCGCGCTTGCGCTTGGTAGTTTTGTGTTGTAACAAGTGGTTTTTGAAAGCTCGACGACGGACAATCTTGCCACTTCCCGTTGTTCTGAAGCGTTTTGCCGCAGACCTGCGAGTTTTTACTTTTGGCATGGGTTGGTAAAAGTTTTACTTAATCGACACAATCTACAATTTTACCACTGCTTTGGCTATTCCGCCAAGGTAGGAGGTGGGGAGATGGGGGGATGGGGGGATGGGGAGAGATCTGTGGCATTATTTTTTCTATTCGATATTAGAAGAGAAAAGGGTTTTTATATTTAGCTTTATACCTATTTTCAATTGCTTAATCATTTGATGCTGAGACTTATATTTTGCAGAGCTTGTAACAGGTTTTCGGCTTTAGTTGTCCAGCCTACTATACCGCCTTGGGAGCGAATCATTTCTATGGTTGCT
The genomic region above belongs to Phormidium ambiguum IAM M-71 and contains:
- the rplT gene encoding 50S ribosomal protein L20 codes for the protein MTRVKRGNVARQRRKKILKLAKGFRGSHSKLFRTANQQVMKALRNSYRDRKKRKRDFRRLWITRINAAAHQHGISYSQLIGSMKKANIELNRKMLAQLAVLDPESFGKVVEVAKQAK
- a CDS encoding GTPase, which produces MNQNNHKFNAAAIATRFNTNLVKFDDLLGKSNHPELTAIHKKLRVELKTYMEQGVLGVAFIGQYSSGKSTIISALTGRRDIYIDADIATDKTTSYDWNGIKLIDTPGLFTERKDHDEITYDAINKSDLLVFCLTYMLFDSLTAENFKKLAYEKGYRWKMMLVINKMSDEAGEENQKIVNYTKSLAEALKPYSLDEFPLCFIDAKDYCEGVDEDDEFLREISRFPTFIDALNDFVKRRRALTKFDTPTLIGLSYVDDAQLSLIRDNNQDSAFFELLNRLSRTVRQERDRLRTKVRGISLKLSAAVANEGTILASAIGVNENIEALAKQAESNVQKHCEKAGIEIEEAVKAAVDSLQEDIKDVLQSDLAQAFVARLEVNQKVSAQNVDSGVDVDRLRKQVKLLKDIGERAGVELVNLATKTGANTNGQAFLKAANVAGGNLHRGVYVVGKFLGVNFRPWQAVNIAKGIANVAKILGPILAVGLLAVDIYTVAQEEEIDRKLADARREITSQFIAIGKDIESQIEAQLQEVKTQLFGKFQKEIAEARKQEEAAIGTSNKLVAELTEIRQEFEQILDEIKITHL
- the rpmI gene encoding 50S ribosomal protein L35, whose product is MPKVKTRRSAAKRFRTTGSGKIVRRRAFKNHLLQHKTTKRKRDLSKLTLVDERDEGNVRLMLPYL
- a CDS encoding tetratricopeptide repeat protein, giving the protein MESFLPVVYLSILLVLLSGAAFAILRQIFKTRKVESSLSRLQNKLKNEKGTPQEYYELASIYLDKKLFAQSINIFQKALKESENEESENKALIYNGLGFSYFAQEQYDLAIRQYKEALKLNPQYVTAINNLGHAYEKKKLTAQAVQAYEDVLKIEPNNQTAKRRAESLRKRLVTS
- a CDS encoding GTPase, which gives rise to MPNPETSEQLDYPFLLVTHIACADQQIHNKELKYLHALEQQRRVGQSTKEEKERILAQDEHLIPVDFVAQQVPQQERSWSMGEILVMTHIDGFYSPLEREMVDRIGQIWNWSSEKIQSFVESAKTYTFTQDISNKSKLEDNLWKDSDYRNAIHQCTEIAKQDFIFTESALQAAKTTLDNLKTGIDRSLETIQQKTSGNANAQTAQEVAKQLEATKQSLEAEIVKKIKDVCESLDAKQRALSYFTIAFMGKTKAGKSTLHAIMTGEGWNAIGVGKQRTTRLNRVYEWENIRIIDTPGIGAPGGKTDEEIAQSIVNEADVICYLVTNDSIQETEFGFLRLLKEKAKSLIILLNVHKNFRDSRRGPYELEKFLKNPDKLFTLDGSTGLGGHIDRIRRYAQQHYGNDYFQIIPVMLLAAQLSYESEHQQHKNELFKASLMQKFLDEIRLSLVEYGAIRRSQTLLGCTVGDVENPYQWVVQQAEIYKKSTERLQNKRLTILKKIQQAANDASNSLKNEIESIFKDALNAIPSFAELHWKSSESTMESAWERELKNIRFEERLNTAYKEAITQFTKETHDSLEEVGKELQLIAKLGGLTFNFNEHDSNDERNFFRIGGGILALAGAVIVFIPPVAAIGLIIGVVGGVLNFIGGFFKSKQQKRREAVENISTSLQRQIKEFQPKTISNALKQLDTSCNEVKINVDSYFNNLIAGLDTIAQHLKSAESQLEKKIDLINRAYAKRLIDWCCHRYEPLTPDCIDAVIAKVRRDSIGRINITTKIPLDLKVDAAQIETVIQQSVTFEQPQTALVKTPDKRGELVMTNLFESIVNFFEKDDWNFEEVDSEKSLRLKVEMENSTYTGYAIVDDENNTFVFYSASPVKIPKSKYLPVAEFLARANNGLIIGNFEMDFEDGEIRYKTSIIADQELSYSVIENLVYTNLSTIDNYFPGFMRIIYGGISPEEALNQIEQEEE